In the genome of Bacillus thuringiensis, the window ATTATTCTTAAATTATTTAGCACCTTCTAATATTACAGATAGAATCCGCCATTTTCAACAGTGAACATGTATTTCTTCTTAGCATAACGCGTTTTCTTTTCTTATTTACAAAAAAAAGCAGCCTATTTTAAAATACGGCTGCTTTTAATACACTTTATTCTTTCGCTTTTTTCTCTTTCTCTGCCCTTACAAACTCGTGGAACATTTTCATTAAGGCACGCTTTTCAATTCGTGATACGTAGCTTCTAGAAATGCCAAGCGCCTTAGCGATTTCCCGCTGTGTTTTCTCTTTATCAAGCCCAAGTCCAAAACGTTTCACAATCACTTCTTTTTCTCTTTCGTCTAAAATATCGATATACTCTTTAATTTTTTCTAACTCCATACTAAGCTGAATCATATCAATTACATCTTCAGACTCTGATTTTAATATATCAATAAGCGATATTTCATTCCCCTCTTTATCTTGCCCAATCGGATCATGAAGTGAAACATCTTTTTTCGTTTTCTTTAGTACACGTAAATGCATCAAAATTTCATTTTCAATACAGCGTGCTGCATACGTCGCAAGCTTTGTTCCCTTTCCTGCGGAATAGCTCTCGATCGCTTTAATAAGCCCAATCGTACCAATTGAAATTAAATCTTCTGCATCTTCTCCTGTGTTCTCAAATTTTTTAACGATATGAGCTACAAGCCGTAAATTATGTTCAATTAAAAGATTTCTCGCTTGAGCATCACCTTGCTCCATTAACTCTAAGTACTTTCTCTCATCATCTGATGATAACGGCTGCGGGAACGCATTGTTCTTCACATAAGAAACAAAGACAAACACTTCTCGAACCATA includes:
- the sigK gene encoding RNA polymerase sporulation sigma factor SigK; the encoded protein is MSLFAAIGYMVREVFVFVSYVKNNAFPQPLSSDDERKYLELMEQGDAQARNLLIEHNLRLVAHIVKKFENTGEDAEDLISIGTIGLIKAIESYSAGKGTKLATYAARCIENEILMHLRVLKKTKKDVSLHDPIGQDKEGNEISLIDILKSESEDVIDMIQLSMELEKIKEYIDILDEREKEVIVKRFGLGLDKEKTQREIAKALGISRSYVSRIEKRALMKMFHEFVRAEKEKKAKE